A single Osmerus mordax isolate fOsmMor3 chromosome 9, fOsmMor3.pri, whole genome shotgun sequence DNA region contains:
- the cpxm1a gene encoding probable carboxypeptidase X1 translates to MMAEASLCILTAIIILHASYKVGAFSNDTLVVENVTSAATNLETNTTNSATSQTNNFGFNPTTAPNFTTTKVVIIEMTNSTKDTADNRIDKDKEESTKTVVEDALNELDCPPLGLEGLRVEDSQLRASSQQRAGLGPHRGRLNIQSGIEDGDLYDGAWCAQYEDQNQWLEVDALHLTLFTGVILQGRNSIWSWDWVHTYKIQLSNDSMSWETVMNDTEEAIFPGNQDPETPVLGLLPEPTAARFLRINPQTWYFNGTICLRAEILGCPLPDPDDMYGETQSGSKDDLDFKHHNYQDMRRLMKNVSEECPDITRIYSIGKSYTGLKLYVMEISDNPGKHELGEPEFRYVAGMHGNEALGRELVLNLMQYMCREYKRGNERVVRLVKDTRIHLLPSMNPDGYEGAYEKGSELSGWALGRYSYEGIDMNHNFPDLDNIMWDAQEMATDKSKVSNHYIPIPEYYTKEDAFVAPETRAVISWMQDVPFVLGANLHGGELVVTYPFDCTRDWIPQEDTPTADDSFFRWLATVYASTNLVMANPERRMCHHEDFQQHNNIINGGAWHTVPGSMNDFSYLHTNCFEVTVELSCDKFPHASELPTEWENNKESLLVYMEQVHRGIKGVVRDKFTKAGIADAVVKVQDMDHDVRSAAGGDFWRLLNPGDYRVVVWALGYLPAARRCQVGTEARPTPCHFLLTPMRRLKPGRWGGGGARLDTQLRLRALRLRKLRATTKVLNRRREQQQQVRRTRSARMPRG, encoded by the exons ATGATGGCAGAGGCATCATTGTGCATTTTAACTGCAATTATCATTTTGCACGCGTCTTACAAAGTAGGCGCATTCAGTAACGACACTCTAGTTGTGGAAAATGTAACCAGTGCAGCCACAAATTTGGAGACCAATACCACGAATTCTGCCACCAGTCAAACTAACAACTTTGGATTTAACCCTACAACTGCGCCTAACTTCACTACTACCAAAGTTGTCATTATAGAGATGACAAACAGTACTAAAGATACCGCTGATAACCGCATCGATAAAGACAAAGAAGAAAGTACTAAGACCGTCGTGGAAGATGCGCTCAATGAATTGG ACTGCCCCCCTCTGGGTCTGGAGGGcctgagggtggaggacagcCAGCTGCGTGCCTCCTCCCAGCAGCGGGCGGGGCTGGGGCCTCACCGCGGCAGGCTGAACATCCAG tCTGGCATCGAGGATGGGGATCTGTACGATGGAGCATGGTGTGCCCAGTATGAGGACCAGAACCAGTGGCTGGAGGTGGACGCCCTGCATCTCACCCTATTCACCGGAGTCATCCTGCAGGGAAGGAACTCCATCTGGAG CTGGGACTGGGTCCACACCTACAAGATACAGCTGAGTAATGACTCGATGTCTTGGGAGACTGTCATGAATGACACAGAGGAGGCG ATATTTCCGGGTAACCAGGACCCTGAGACGCCGGTCCTAGGGCTCCTCCCTGAGCCCACCGCCGCCCGCTTCCTCCGCATCAACCCCCAGACCTGGTACTTCAACGGCACCATCTGCCTCAGGGCCGAGATCCTGGGATGTCCTCTGCCAG ATCCAGACGACATGTATGGAGAGACTCAATCAGGCTCCAAAGACGATCTGGACTTCAAGCACCATAACTACCAGGACATGAGGAGG CTGATGAAGAATGTGAGTGAGGAGTGCCCAGACATCACCCGCATCTACAGCATTGGGAAGAGCTACACAGGACTCAAACTCTACGTCATGGAGATCTCAGACAACCCTGGCAAGCATGAACTAG GAGAGCCAGAGTTCCGCTATGTGGCTGGGATGCACGGCAACGAGGCGCTGGGCCGAGAGCTGGTGCTCAATCTGATGCAGTACATGTGCCGGGAGTACAAGAGAGGCAACGAGCGCGTGGTCCGCCTGGTGAAGGACACACGCATCCACCTGCTGCCCTCCATGAACCCCGACGGCTACGAGGGAGCCTACGAGAAG GGTTCAGAGCTGTCGGGGTGGGCGCTAGGGCGCTACAGCTACGAGGGCATCGACATGAACCACAACTTCCCAGACCTGGACAACATCATGTGGGACGCACAGGAAATGGCAACGGACAAATCTAAAGTCAGCAACCACTACATCCCCATCCCGGAGTACTACACGAAAGAAGACGCCTTC GTGGCCCCAGAGACCCGTGCCGTCATCAGCTGGATGCAGGACGTGCCGTTCGTGCTCGGGGCCAACCTCCACGGGGGCGAGCTGGTGGTGACGTACCCCTTTGACTGCACGCGCGACTGGATCCCCCAGGAGGACACCCCCACGGCCGACGACAGCTTCTTCCGCTGGCTGGCCACCGTGTACGCGTCCACCAACCTGGTGATGGCCAACCCGGAGCGCCGCATGTGTCATCATGAAGACTTTCAGCAGCACAACAACATCATCAACGGGGGGGCCTGGCACACCGTCCCAGgga GCATGAACGACTTCAGCTACCTGCACACCAACTGTTTCGAGGTGACGGTGGAGCTGTCCTGTGACAAGTTCCCCCACGCCAGCGAGCTGCCCACAGAGTGGGAGAACAACAAGGAGTCCCTGCTGGTCTACATGGAGCAG GTCCACAGAGGCATCAAAGGGGTGGTGAGGGACAAGTTCACCAAGGCTGGCATAGCCGACGCTGTGGTCAAAGTTCAAGACATGGACCACGACGTACGATCAG CCGCTGGAGGGGACTTCTGGCGTCTGCTAAACCCGGGGGACTACCGGGTGGTGGTGTGGGCGCTGGGCTACCTGCCCGCCGCGCGGCGCTGCCAGGTGGGCACCGAGGCCCGGCCCACCCCCTGCCACTTCCTCCTGACACCCATGCGGAGGCTGAAGCCGGGccggtgggggggcgggggggcccgcctggacacacagctgCGCCTGCGGGCGCTGAGGCTGAGGAAGCTCCGTGCCACCACCAAGGTCCTGAACCGCCGcagggagcagcagcagcaggttcGCAGGACGCGCTCCGCCAGAATGCCCCGGGGATAA
- the wdr32 gene encoding DDB1- and CUL4-associated factor 10 — MSSDHQSDGDDADDSQDRPGRAVSDKEDPDIEDSDDEEKSPTTCPRPPRERNARPVTTDTNPQCQAPSQPGKGGNTSTATDVSYSSLFSWIQSRTIRRGLFVDPSRDNFRTMTNLYRSMNPATDSVNLSTQTHGAVFNLEYSPDGSVLTVACEQTEVLLFDPISSKHIKTLVEAHEDCVNNIRFLDNRLFATCSDDTTIALWDLRKLSSKVCTLHGHASWVKNIEYDTNTRLLVTSGFDGNVITWDTNRFTEDGCPHKKFFHTRYLMRMRLTPDCSKMLISTSSGYLLILHDLDLTQSLEVGSYRMLRARRTPLSSDGATSASRSAPGAPRHGNDSSKIHPHREGLSPRNSLEVLTPEVPGERDRGNCITSLQLHPKGWATLIRCSSNMDDQEWTCVYEFQEGAPARPPASPRCSLRLTHYIEEANVGRGYIKELCFSPDGRLICSPYGYGVRLLAFDQHCGELTDCIPVQTSCLREVRSIYSHSDVVLTTKFSPTHCQLASGCLSGRVALYQPKF, encoded by the exons ATGAGCTCGGACCACCAAAGTGATGGCGACGACGCTGACGATTCTCAAGACAGGCCAGGAAGGGCAGTGTCTGACAAGGAAGACCCCGACATTGAAGACTCGGATGATGAAGAGAAATCCCCGACCACCTGTCCTCGTCCACCGAGGGAAAGGAACGCCAGACCGGTGACGACGGATACCAATCCCCAGTGTCAGGCACCATCTCAGCCAGGGAAGGGTGGCAATACTAGCACTGCCACGGATGTCAGTTACTCCAGCTTATTTTCATGGATACAAAGCAGGACTATTAGAAGAGGTCTTTTCGTTGATCCGTCAAGGGATAACTTTAGGACAATGACAAACTTGTATCGCTCAATGAATCCTGCCACAGACTCCGTCAACTTGAGCACTCAAACGCACGGAGCCGTGTTCAATTTGGAATACTCGCCGGACGG GTCCGTTCTGACGGTTGCCTGTGAGCAGACGGAGGTTCTGCTGTTTGATCCCATCTCCTCCAAGCACATCAAGACTCTGGTGGAGGCACATGAAGACTGCGTCAACAACATCAG GTTTCTAGACAACCGTCTGTTCGCCACCTGCTCAGACGACACCACTATTGCTTTGTGGGACCTGCGTAAGCTGAGCTCCAAGGTGTGCACGCTGCACGGCCACGCCAGCTGGGTGAAGAACATCGAGTACGACACCAACACCCGCCTCCTCGTCACCTCCGGGTTTGATGGCAATGTCATTACCTGGGACACCAAcag GTTCACGGAAGACGGCTGCCCCCACAAGAAGTTCTTCCACACGCGCTACCTGATGCGGATGCGTCTGACGCCCGACTGCTCCAAGATGCTGATCTCCACGTCCTCCGGCTACCTGCTGATCCTCCACGACCTGGACCTCACCCAGTCCCTGGAGGTGGGCAGCTACCGCATGCTGCGCGCCCGCCGCACGCCCCTCAGCTCAG ACGGTGCTACTTCAGCCTCCAGGTCGGCACCAGGCGCTCCTCGCCACGGCAACGACTCAAGCAAGATCCACCCTCACAGAGAAG GCCTGTCCCCCAGGAACAGCCTGGAGGTGCTGACCCCTGAggttcctggagagagagaccgcgGGAACTGCATCACCTCCCTGCAGCTGCACCCTAAAGGCTGGGCCACGCTCATCCGCTGCTCCAGCAACATGGATGACCAGGAG TGGACGTGTGTGTACGAGTTCCAGGAGGGGGCCCCCGCgcgcccccccgcctccccccgctGCTCTCTCCGGCTCACCCACTACATCGAGGAGGCCAACGTGGGCCGGGGCTACATCAAGGAGCTGTGCTTCAGCCCCGACGGCCGGCTCATCTGCTCGCCGTACGGCTACGGCGTCCGCCTCCTGGCCTTCGACCAGCACTGCGGCGAGCTGACGGACTGCATCCCCGTCCAGACCAGCTGCCTGCGGGAGGTGCGCTCCATCTACTCCCACAGCGACGTGGTGCTCACCACCAAGTTCTCCCCGACACACTGCCAGCTGGCCTCGGGCTGTCTCAGCGGGCGCGTGGCCCTCTATCAGCCCAAGTTCTAG
- the hhipl2 gene encoding HHIP-like protein 2 — MTRNRDAPHSSEAGGARIRCGGDVEPGLRRTRFLCPSLLTILTLFLLVLPQQISSHPQCLDFEPPFKPPHHLEFCKEYELFGCCDQETDNTIAERYWDIIDLLDVQGYEKCGDSLKEIMCQECSPYAAHLYDAEDPYTPVRQLPGLCFSYCTEFHRKCHQVVKYLTDSQPLQEASEKDTSRFCSLVGLADQDYCYPSVLRTTSLNNNLGQVSQDPQGCLQLCLSEVANGLRNPVLMLHSNDDTHRMFVAEQVGFVWVYLRDGSRLEQPFLDLSGAVFTTPWLGDERGFLGLAFHPRYRHNRRFFLYYSVLVGSTLERVRISEMRTSVYDMNLADPHSERVIIEIDEPAANHNGGQILFGLDGYLYIFTGDGGKAGDPFGKYGNAQNKSALLGKVLRIDVDGGSPNGGPYKIPPDNPFVGHADARPEVYAYGVRNMWRCSVDRGDPVTRYGRGCIVCGDVGQNRYEEIDIIVRGGNYGWRAKEGFECYDLKLCQNSSLDDVLPIFAYGHHVGKSVTGGYIYRGCESPNLNGLYVFGDFMSGRIMALEEDKTTGDWKERSVCMGDTKTCSFPGLINHHHKFIISFAEDEAGELYFLATSYPSAMSPYGTVYKFMDPSRRAPPGKCRIKQAPVKVRSKKLPFTPRELTVLDIHEKPTRPPLRKFRFTSKPPATPKTSPLSASLSPRVPTPTPAPEWRANNKNLTTTNTEGKSSCLLCCKHSSGVPAVSHYSCLCSETFGESQWWGGQDPKCSVDI, encoded by the exons ATGACAAGGAACCGGGATGCTCCACATTCAAGCGAAGCAGGAGGCGCACGGATCCGCTGTGGGGGGGATGTAGAACCGGGACTACGGAGAACTCGCTTTCTGTGCCCTTCACTGCTCACGATACTGACATTATTTCTACTCGTTCTACCTCAACAAATATCGTCTCATCCGCAGTGTCTAGACTTCGAACCCCCGTTTAAACCTCCGCACCACCTCGAGTTCTGCAAGGAGTATGAGTTATTTGGTTGTTGTGACCAGGAGACTGATAACACGATTGCAGAGCGATACTGGGACATCATTGACTTGCTGGATGTCCAAGGATACGAGAAGTGCGGCGACTCTCTTAAAGAAATTATGTGTCAG GAGTGCTCTCCGTACGCCGCACATCTCTATGATGCCGAAGACCCCTACACTCCAGTCAGACAGCTGCCTGGACTGTGCTTCAGCTACTGTACTGAGTTCCATCGCAAATGCCACCAGGTGGTCAAGTACCTGACGGACAGCCAGCCCCTTCAGGAGGCCAGCGAAAAGGACACGTCCCGGTTCTGCAGCTTGGTGGGGCTGGCGGACCAGGACTACTGCTACCCCAGCGTGCTGAGGACCACCAGCCTGAACAACAACCTGGGCCAGGTGTCCCAGGACCCCCAGGGCTGCCTGCAGCTCTGCCTGAGCGAGGTGGCCAACGGCCTCCGCAACCCTGTGCTCATGCTCCACAGCAATGACGACACCCACCGGATGTTCGTGGCCGAGCAGGTGGGCTTCGTGTGGGTGTACTTGCGGGACGGCAGCCGGCTGGAGCAGCCCTTCCTGGACCTGAGCGGGGCCGTGTTCACCACGCCCTGGCTGGGTGATGAGAGGGGCTTCCTGGGGCTGGCCTTCCACCCGCGCTACCGCCACAACCGCCGCTTCTTCCTCTACTACTCTGTCCTGGTGGGCAGCACGCTGGAGAGGGTGCGCATCAGCGAGATGAGGACCTCGGTCTACGACATGAACCTTGCTGACCCTCActctgagag GGTCATTATAGAGATAGATGAACCGGCAGCCAACCACAACGGAGGGCAGATCCTGTTTGGGCTGGATGGATACCTGTATATCTTCACTGGTGACGGAGGCAAGGCTGGTGACCCCTTTGGGAAGTATGGAAACGCCCAAAACAA GAGTGCCCTGTTGGGTAAAGTCCTGCGTATAGATGTGGACGGAGGAAGCCCCAATGGCGGTCCATACAAGATTCCCCCAGACAACCCCTTTGTAGGGCATGCGGACGCGCGTCCGGAGGTGTACGCCTACGGGGTGAGGAACATGTGGCGTTGCAGCGTGGACCGCGGCGATCCCGTCACCCGCTACGGACGTGGGTGCATCGTCTGTGGCGACGTGGGGCAGAACCGCTACGAGGAGATTGACATCATCGTGCGCGGCGGCAACTATGGCTGGAGGGCCAAGGAAGGATTCGAGTGTTACGACCTGAAACTGTGCCAGAACTCCTCGCTGG ATGACGTTCTGCCGATATTTGCGTACGGGCACCATGTTGGGAAGTCCGTGACAGGAGGGTACATCTACAGAGGATGCGAATCACCAAACCTCAACGGCCTCTACGTGTTTGGAGACTTCATGAGTGG AAGGATCATGGCCCTGGAGGAAGACAAGACAACCGGGgactggaaggagaggagtgtgtgcatGGGAGACACAAAGACATGCTCTTTTCCAGGACTCATAAATCACCATCACAAGTTCATCATCTCCTTCGCTGAAGATGAAGCAG GAGAACTGTACTTCCTAGCTACCTCATACCCCAGCGCCATGTCTCCATATGGAACGGTTTACAAGTTCATGGATCCTTCAAG GAGAGCCCCTCCAGGGAAGTGCAGAATCAAACAAGCTCCTGTGAAGGTCAGGAGCAAGAAGCTGCCTTTCACACCAAGAGAAT TAACAGTGCTGGACATACATGAAAAACCCACCAGACCGCCACTTCGGAAATTCAGATTTACTAGCAAGCCTCCTGCCACCCCCAAgaccagccctctctctgccagtcTTAGCCCCAGggtccccacccccacaccggCACCTGAATGGAGAGCAAACAATAAGAATTTGACCACGACAAACACCGAAG GGAAATCTTCCTGTCTGCTCTGCTGCAAGCACTCATCAGGCGTCCCCGCTGTTAGTCATTACTCCTGTCTGTGCTCGGAGACGTTTGGAGAGTCTCAGTGGTGGGGCGGTCAAGACCCTAAGTGCTCTGTTGACATCTGA
- the marc1 gene encoding mitochondrial amidoxime-reducing component 1, with product MNKMDFRELKNLLTDRKILMLAGAASLTAVGLGLGYKYLLKPEKVTRVGIVSQLLIHPLKSGKAVSVALAECQEIGLKYGALKDRHWLVVTEDGQMVTGRQQPRLVLVALTVEGEHVCLNAPDMEPLTFPVTQPDNAIKDCRVFSVDIQGRDCGEEVSSWLTRYLAAEKAVRMVHFEPQMNPRKPGEKEPLFPQQTKVAYPDLGPIMLLSESSVNDLSSRLDSKVTVGRFRPNVVISGCEAFDEDSWDDIQIGKVRLHRVMACGRCIFTTVDPETGVISRKEPLDTLKSYRQCKPDERSIYKTSPLFGQMYTVRKTGIMQVGDAVYKISR from the exons atgaataaaatggaCTTCAGGGAACTTAAGAATCTCCTTACAGATAGAAAAATACTTATGCTGGCTGGAGCAGCAAGTTTAACTGCAGTTGGTTTGGGACTTGGGTATAAATACTTACTAAAGCCAGAGAAAGTTACCCGTGTCGGAATTGTGTCACAGCTTCTCATTCACCCACTTAAATCGGGAAAAGCTGTATCCGTGGCCTTAGCAGAATGTCAAGAGATAGGCCTGAAGTATGGAGCTCTTAAAGATCG GCACTGGCTGGTGGTGACGGAGGATGGTCAGATGGTGACGGGCAGACAGCAGCCACGCTTGGTCCTGGTGGCTTTGACTGTGGAAGGAGAACATGTGTGTCTGAACGCCCCGGACATGGAGCCGCTGACGTTCCCTGTCACACAGCCAGACAACGCCATCAAGGACTGCAG AGTGTTCAGTGTGGACATTCAAGGCAGAGACTGTGGTGAGGAGGTCTCCAGCTGGCTCACTCGGTACCTGGCTGCAGAGAAGGCTGTTCGAATGGTGCACTTTGAACCCCAAATGAACCCCAGGAAACCAGGAGAGAAAGAGCCTCTCTTCCCTCAACAAACAAAG GTTGCGTACCCCGACCTGGGGCCGATCATGCTGTTGTCTGAGTCGTCAGTGAACGACCTCAGCAGCAGACTGGACAGCAAAGTAACAGTGGGCAGGTTCCGACCCAATGTAGTCATCAGCGGATGTGAAGCATTCGATGAG GATTCCTGGGACGACATCCAGATTGGCAAAGTCCGACTGCATCGTGTAATGGCCTGTGGAAG GTGCATTTTCACTACTGTGGACCCAGAGACCGGAGTGATAAGCAGGAAGGAACCACTGGACACTCTTAAAAG CTACCGCCAGTGCAAGCCGGATGAGAGAAGCATTTACAAAACGTCTCCCCTCTTTGGACAGATGTACACAGTCAGGAAGACTGGCATCATGCAAGTGGGAGATGCTGTGTATAAGATCAGTCGCTGA